The stretch of DNA GACCTCGCCCGCCGGGACCGTGCCCGCCGTGACCGAACCCCATGGCGCCGTCGACGCTCGGACCCGCGCTGATGATCGAGCCCTGTTTCGCAGTGGCGACGGTGTCGATCGTGTAGGCGGTGGGACCCGCGAGTCCGGCCACGATCGCGGCCGCCGCGGCGACTGTCGCCACCCGGTGCGTCCATCGGGCGCCCGGACCGATCAACAGCAGGCCGCCCGCGACGATCCCGACCACCAGGACCAGCCACCGCAACCACCCGACGAACTCCGGCGATCGTGCGAGCAGTGCGAATCCCCAGCCCGCCGTCGCCCAGGTCGCGGCGGCGAGCACCACGCGCACCCAGACCTTGCCCCGCCGGGGCCACAGGACCGCGAGCGAACCGGCGAGGACCGCCGCGATCGCGGGAGCGAGTGCCGCCGTGTAATAGCTGTGGAAGATGCCCGCCATGAAGCTGAACGTGCCCGCCATCGTGAGCAGCCAGCCCGCGAAGAGCAACAGGAACGCGCGACGACGGTCCGTGCGCGGCGCACGACCGATCACCACGAGCGCTGCCACGAAGACGATGAGCGCAGCCGGTATCAACCAGGCGATCTGGCCGCCCTGCTCGGCGTCGAACATGCGCCAGATGCCGGTTTGCCCCCACATGCCGCCGCCCGGGCCGCCGCCGGGCCCGCCCTGACCACCGGGGCCACCCTGACCGAATCCCATCTCGGCGAATCGGCCGGCGCGCTCGCCCATACCGCCGCCGGGCACCACGCTGCCCTCCTCGTTTCCGGACAATCGACCGAATCCGTTGTAGCCCAGGGTCAGTTCGAGGATCGAATTGTTCTGGGAGCCGCCGATGTACGGGCGGCTCGACGCCGGCCACAGAGTGACGGCGAGGATCCACCAGCCCGCACCGACGATCAGCGATCCGAGTGCGACCAGCAGGTGACCGATGCGACGCAGCCACGAACCGGGGGCGGCGGCGAAGTACACGAGCACCATCGCCGGGACGATCAGCATCACTTCGAGTTGTTTGGCGAGGAAGCCGAAGCCGATCGCGAGACCCGCGGCGATCATCCACCGGAGTCGACCCGTCTCGGCGGCCCGCAGCAGCGCACCGCACGCGGCGATCATCAGCAGGATGAGCAGGGCTTCGGGATTGTCGAAGCGGAACATCATGGCCGCGACCGGTGTCAACGCGAGGACCACGCCCGCGCCGATGCCTGCCCAATGACCGAGCACCCGGCGGGTGATGACATACAGCAGGGCCACCGAGGCGACCCCCATCAGCACTTCGGGGACGAGGACCGACCACGGACTGAGCCCGAACATCCGCACGGAGAGGCCCGGAATCCATAGGGACGCCGGCGGTTTGTCGACGGTGATGGAGTTCGCCATATCGGACGAGCCGAAGAACCACGCCTTCCACGACTGCGATCCGGCCTGGATGGCCGCCGTGTAGAAGGAGTTGGCCCAGCCGTTCGCCGAGAGGTTCCAGAGGTAGAGGACCGCCGTACTCACTAGGAGGGCGGCCAGGGACAGCCCGGTGACGCGTCTCGACGGACCGGTCGCATCCCTCGCCCGAGTGCCGGACGCGGTCGAGGCGGGCGGGCCGTCATCGCGGCCGAGTGCATGCAGTGCGACGGTGGTCATGCGGAGTCCCCCGTTCGGGTCGAGAAGAGCGTGCGCAGGCCGACGAACCGGGTGGCCGTGGCGACGAGGTTCGCGATCACCAGCACCGCGAGTTCGACGAGTCGTCCGGCGTCGGGCGCGGCTCGATGCAGCACGAGGAGGCTGATCGCGGTGACCGCCCAGCCGAAGCCGAACACGGCCAGACCGACCAGCTGGTCGCGGAGCACTCGGTGCCGTCCGCGGATGCCGAAAGTGAATCGTCGGTTGACCGCCGTATTGGCGATCGCGGTCAGCGCGAGGGCGACGAAGTTCGCGGCCTGCGCACCGAGCACTGAGTGCAGAAGCAGATACAGCAGTGCGTAGGCGCCGGTCGATGCGATGCCGACCGCGCAGAATCGGACCACTTGGCCCACCATGCCGTGCGGGACGCCCGCGACGTCGGGTCCGGGGTGCCGATCACGTCCGAGGCTCGCGCGCAGTTCGGCGATCGGGAGCCGCCCCCGGGCCAACGCCCAGGCCACGCGTGCGCAGCCCTTCAGGTCGGCGACGGCGGTGGCGACGATGTCGACCGAGCTGTCCGGGTCGTCGGTCCAGTCGACGGGGACCTCGGCGATGCGGAGTCCGACGCGTTCGGCGAGCATCAGCAGTTCGGTGTCGAAGAACCAGCCGGTGTCCTCCACATACGGCAGCAGACGGCGGGCGACATCGGCTCGCATCGCCTTGAATCCGCACTGGGCGTCGGAGAAGTGAGCGCGCATGGTCGTGCGCAGCAGCAGGTTGTAGCACCGCGAGATCGCTTCTCGTTTAGGACCGCGGACCACACGTGAGGAGTACGCGAGGCGGGTGCCGATCGCGATGTCGGAGTGGCCGGAGACCAGCGGCGCGATGAGCGGCATCAGCGCGTTGAGGTCGGTCGAGAGGTCGACGTCGCAGTAGGCGACGATCTCGGCGTCGCTGGTCCGCCACACCGTGTTGAGGGCACCGCCGCGTCCCTTGCGCGAGAGGTGCACCACGCGGACGTCGTCGTACCGCGCCGCGAGTTCCTTCGCGACGGCGAGCGTCCCATCGGTGCTGGCGTTGTCGGCCACGGTGATCCGCGCCGGATAGGGGACATGTGTGTGGAGGTGATCGGCCAGGCGCGCGACCGCCGGCCCCAGATCGTCTTCCTCGTTGTAGACGGGGATCACGATGTCCAGGACCGGCGGTCCGGATGCGGCGACGGCGGCCGCCTCCGGTTCCCGCTCGGGTTCGAGTGTTGTCGTCATGCCAGCAAGATTCGCCGCCGAACCTCCGACGCCTCTGCGACCGACCTGTGAGATCCCTGAGTGCGACTCAGGGACGCGTCAGCGCAGGCGATACGTCAGGATCGCGTTGCCCGCACTCGTCTGTGCCGCGCGGATCAACTCCAGGCGGGTCTGCGGCACGGAGTCGTCGAACAGTCGACGTCCTTCACCGGCGATGACCGGGTGGACGGTGAGGGTCAGCTCGTCGATCAGACCGGCCAGGAACAGCGAGCGGACCGTGTCGATCCCGCCCACCACGGAGATGTCGCCGTCGCCCTGCTC from Gordonia humi encodes:
- a CDS encoding glycosyltransferase — its product is MTTTLEPEREPEAAAVAASGPPVLDIVIPVYNEEDDLGPAVARLADHLHTHVPYPARITVADNASTDGTLAVAKELAARYDDVRVVHLSRKGRGGALNTVWRTSDAEIVAYCDVDLSTDLNALMPLIAPLVSGHSDIAIGTRLAYSSRVVRGPKREAISRCYNLLLRTTMRAHFSDAQCGFKAMRADVARRLLPYVEDTGWFFDTELLMLAERVGLRIAEVPVDWTDDPDSSVDIVATAVADLKGCARVAWALARGRLPIAELRASLGRDRHPGPDVAGVPHGMVGQVVRFCAVGIASTGAYALLYLLLHSVLGAQAANFVALALTAIANTAVNRRFTFGIRGRHRVLRDQLVGLAVFGFGWAVTAISLLVLHRAAPDAGRLVELAVLVIANLVATATRFVGLRTLFSTRTGDSA
- a CDS encoding ArnT family glycosyltransferase → MTTVALHALGRDDGPPASTASGTRARDATGPSRRVTGLSLAALLVSTAVLYLWNLSANGWANSFYTAAIQAGSQSWKAWFFGSSDMANSITVDKPPASLWIPGLSVRMFGLSPWSVLVPEVLMGVASVALLYVITRRVLGHWAGIGAGVVLALTPVAAMMFRFDNPEALLILLMIAACGALLRAAETGRLRWMIAAGLAIGFGFLAKQLEVMLIVPAMVLVYFAAAPGSWLRRIGHLLVALGSLIVGAGWWILAVTLWPASSRPYIGGSQNNSILELTLGYNGFGRLSGNEEGSVVPGGGMGERAGRFAEMGFGQGGPGGQGGPGGGPGGGMWGQTGIWRMFDAEQGGQIAWLIPAALIVFVAALVVIGRAPRTDRRRAFLLLFAGWLLTMAGTFSFMAGIFHSYYTAALAPAIAAVLAGSLAVLWPRRGKVWVRVVLAAATWATAGWGFALLARSPEFVGWLRWLVLVVGIVAGGLLLIGPGARWTHRVATVAAAAAIVAGLAGPTAYTIDTVATAKQGSIISAGPSVDGAMGFGHGGHGPGGRGPGGRGMSRAGQPMGQLPPGMTMPGMSMPGMSMSGTNGEGFGGMGGPGGGLLTGSEPSDELTAILRTDADKYTWIAAAVGSNEASGYQIATGYSVMPIGGFNGTDPSPTLAQFKQLVAQGKIHYFIGGGREFGEGQGFGGGSSGTSAEIREWVESTFTSTTVDGVTLYDLTAE